One window of the Nitrospiraceae bacterium genome contains the following:
- the uvrA gene encoding excinuclease ABC subunit UvrA, which yields MSQEELIIEGARQNNLKNITLRLPHNKVIAVTGVSGSGKSSLAFDTVFAEGQWRFIESLSTYARLFLEKLDRPDVDAIHNIRPAIALEQKNPVKGSRSTVGTLTEIYDLLRLLYSKISVPFCPKCNKEIRKWDASQIASELVEKYNEQKAVIIFNSNKSPEYLIKQGFQRIWLNGEILELQTEAEKYGTVIKTKKQTESTKSYDVVLDRLVIKDEPRLADSVEMAWREGHGKIKVIIINAENIIRIFSSENTCEECDIELPEPSPLLFSFNHPVGACPECRGFGNALIYDEDLIVPDKYISISEGAVDIWEKAGYKWWRKQLIAGAKKSGISLKKPYNELSADEKERLFKGTDDFYGIDDFFKELEGKRYKLHVRVFLSRYRKPVICPLCKGKRLKREALAYKISNLDIAELCDLPISEMVGFFKNSDMSFFQRDIAKELLRQINSKLQFLSRVGLDYLSLNRQGKTLSGGEYQRINLSNQLGSFLTGTLYVLDEPTVGLHPRDTERIAKIMAELSDLGNTIIVVEHDREIIESSDWIVELGPEGGHKGGAVIFSGTIKDFLKSETLTAEFIKNKGVENSEIWIHKAKVSYPLSRTKYLTLYGASGNNLKSVDLKIPLGTLTSVTGVSGSGKSSLVVETLYRALARHFKVEPEISLPYRDIQGAEFIKNIKLIDQTSLGKSPRSNAVTYLKIFDSIRKIFSEQLESRSHGYSPGFFSFNVPGGRCETCRGEGYEKMEMYFFEDLYVKCEECSGKRYKPAALNVHYRGKNINDILNMTVDEAAEFFHDILQIKSRLSLMQEIGLGYLRIGQPATTFSGGEAQRIKICGELIGAGSPGTFANKNKPQYLYILDEPTVGLHFRDVKALLIVLQKLVDAGNTVLVIEHNLDVIRLSDWIIDLGPEGGEKGGRIIFEGTPGELIKSKESYTGKYLKKYFEQ from the coding sequence ATGTCTCAGGAAGAACTCATAATTGAGGGTGCGAGGCAGAATAATCTCAAAAACATTACTCTCCGGCTACCTCATAATAAAGTAATTGCAGTCACAGGCGTATCTGGTTCTGGAAAGTCATCACTTGCATTCGATACTGTTTTTGCAGAAGGCCAGTGGAGATTTATCGAATCTCTTTCAACATATGCAAGACTGTTTCTTGAAAAACTGGACAGACCTGATGTTGATGCGATACATAACATAAGACCTGCAATAGCGCTCGAGCAGAAAAATCCTGTTAAGGGTTCTCGTTCAACAGTGGGAACGCTCACAGAGATATACGATCTGCTAAGACTTCTCTATTCTAAAATATCGGTTCCATTCTGCCCAAAATGCAATAAAGAGATAAGAAAATGGGATGCCTCACAGATTGCTTCAGAGCTTGTAGAGAAATACAACGAACAGAAGGCTGTCATAATTTTCAATTCAAATAAATCTCCTGAATATCTGATAAAACAGGGTTTCCAGAGAATATGGCTCAATGGAGAAATACTGGAACTGCAAACAGAAGCTGAAAAATACGGAACCGTTATTAAGACGAAAAAACAAACAGAAAGCACAAAGTCTTATGATGTTGTGCTGGACAGGCTTGTTATAAAAGATGAACCCAGACTTGCAGACTCTGTGGAGATGGCATGGAGAGAAGGACATGGGAAGATTAAAGTAATAATAATCAATGCTGAAAATATAATCCGTATTTTCAGTTCAGAAAATACATGTGAAGAATGCGATATTGAACTTCCTGAACCCTCACCGCTTCTTTTTTCTTTTAACCATCCTGTGGGCGCATGTCCTGAATGCAGGGGATTCGGAAATGCATTGATATATGATGAAGATCTCATTGTGCCTGATAAATATATCTCTATTTCTGAAGGCGCAGTTGATATATGGGAAAAGGCTGGCTACAAGTGGTGGAGAAAACAACTTATTGCAGGCGCAAAAAAATCAGGGATAAGCCTTAAAAAACCTTACAATGAACTTTCAGCTGATGAAAAAGAAAGGCTTTTTAAGGGGACAGATGATTTTTACGGCATAGATGATTTCTTTAAGGAGCTTGAGGGCAAGCGTTATAAGCTTCATGTGAGAGTATTCCTGAGCAGATACAGAAAGCCTGTTATATGTCCGTTATGCAAAGGAAAAAGACTGAAACGTGAAGCGCTGGCATATAAGATTTCAAATCTTGATATTGCTGAATTATGCGATCTGCCGATTTCAGAGATGGTAGGATTTTTCAAAAATTCAGACATGAGTTTTTTTCAAAGAGATATAGCAAAGGAACTTCTCAGACAGATCAATTCAAAACTTCAGTTTCTAAGCAGAGTTGGGCTTGATTATCTGAGCCTCAACAGACAGGGTAAAACTCTTTCGGGAGGAGAATACCAGAGAATAAATCTTTCCAACCAGCTTGGTTCATTTCTGACAGGAACGCTTTATGTGCTGGATGAGCCTACAGTTGGTCTGCACCCAAGGGATACAGAAAGGATTGCAAAGATAATGGCGGAGCTTTCTGATCTTGGCAATACGATAATCGTTGTAGAACATGACAGGGAAATTATTGAATCCTCTGACTGGATAGTTGAACTCGGCCCAGAAGGAGGGCATAAAGGCGGAGCTGTTATTTTCTCCGGGACAATAAAAGACTTTCTCAAGAGTGAAACCCTGACAGCTGAATTCATAAAAAACAAAGGCGTTGAAAATTCAGAGATTTGGATTCACAAAGCCAAAGTTTCATATCCGCTTTCACGTACAAAATATCTAACGCTTTATGGCGCTTCCGGCAATAATCTTAAATCAGTTGATCTGAAGATCCCCTTGGGCACATTAACTTCGGTCACTGGTGTTTCAGGTTCAGGCAAGAGCAGTCTTGTTGTAGAAACACTTTACAGGGCGCTTGCAAGACATTTTAAGGTTGAACCTGAAATCTCTCTGCCTTACAGGGATATTCAGGGCGCTGAATTTATAAAAAACATTAAACTTATTGACCAGACATCTCTTGGAAAAAGTCCGCGCTCAAATGCTGTAACGTATCTTAAGATATTTGATTCGATAAGGAAGATTTTCTCAGAACAGCTAGAGTCAAGATCGCATGGATATAGTCCTGGATTCTTCTCATTTAATGTTCCAGGCGGAAGATGCGAGACATGCAGGGGTGAAGGCTATGAAAAAATGGAGATGTATTTTTTCGAAGACCTGTATGTAAAATGCGAAGAATGCAGCGGCAAGAGATACAAACCTGCAGCCTTGAATGTTCACTACAGAGGGAAAAACATAAATGATATCCTTAATATGACGGTTGATGAAGCAGCTGAGTTTTTTCATGACATTCTCCAGATAAAGAGCAGACTCTCGCTTATGCAGGAAATAGGGCTGGGTTATTTAAGAATTGGCCAGCCTGCAACAACATTCTCTGGAGGAGAGGCGCAGAGGATTAAGATTTGCGGAGAATTAATAGGCGCTGGAAGTCCCGGAACTTTTGCAAATAAAAACAAACCTCAGTATTTATACATCCTTGACGAACCCACAGTCGGACTTCATTTCAGGGACGTAAAGGCGCTGCTTATCGTGCTTCAGAAACTTGTAGATGCAGGAAATACAGTTCTAGTTATAGAGCATAATCTTGATGTCATAAGATTATCAGACTGGATTATAGATTTAGGACCAGAAGGCGGAGAAAAAGGCGGAAGGATTATCTTCGAGGGAACACCGGGAGAATTAATTAAATCAAAGGAATCTTATACAGGGAAATATCTTAAGAAATATTTTGAGCAATAA